Genomic window (Pseudomonas sp. MM211):
ACATCAACCGCGCCTACCGCATGGGTCGCGGCATCAAGGCCGGCCGTGTATGGACCAACTGCTACCACCTGTACCCGGCGCACGCTGCCTTTGGCGGCTACAAAAAGTCCGGGGTCGGGCGCGAAACCCACAAGATGATGCTCGACCACTATCAGCAGACCAAAAACCTGCTGATCAGCTACGACATCAACCCGCTGGGCTTCTTCTGAGCCGGGTGTCCAGCGCCAGCCGCTGGACGTAACACCAGCAATCGTGAAAACGCGGCCTCGGCCGCGTTTTTTGTGTCAGTTGCCGGCGCCGCGCTGCAAGCTGCTTTGCAGGGGAATATCCCAGGGTGGAATCGGCCCGAAGCGGTTCTTCAGAAACTCCAGCAGTAGACGGCTGCGGGAGTCGGTATCGCGCTCCAGTCGCAAGGCATAGATGCCGCTGGGTTCCGGGGGCGGTAGGCCGTTCTCGCAAAACAGCGCGACCAGTTCGCCGCGGGCCAGGTATTCACTGACCAGCCAGGTTGGAAGGTGCGCCACACCGAGGCCGGCGAGCAGACTGAACACCAGGGTTTCGGCATTGTTGGCAGTCATGCGCAGGCGCCGGGGGCGGAACATCGCCAGCTTGCCCTGGTGCTCGAAGCGCCAGGCATAGGCGGGTGCCAGGCCATCCCAGTCCAGGCCGTCATGCTCCAGCAGCTCGGCAGGTGTACGCGGCACGCCATGGCGTTCCAGGTAGGCCGGGCTTGCACAGACCACGCGTACCATCGGTGCCAGTGGCGTGGCGACCAAGCGTGTGTCGGCCAGCGGCCCGATGCGCAGCACCAGATCCACTTCGCCCAGGTGAGCGCCGTGCAGGTCGATGAAGCTGTCGATCAGCCGCAGTTGCACGTCGAGTCCCGGGTAGGCGGTCAGGAAGTCGGCAATAGCCGGGGCCAGGTGGCGGCGGCCGAACGGGGCAGGGGCATCGATACGGATCAGGCCTTCGGGGGCGCTGCTCAGCGATACCGCTTCGGCGCGCGCCAGGTGCAGCTCGGCGAGAATCCTTCTGGCCCGTTCAGCAAAGGCCAGGCCCGCAGGCGTTGCGCGCACCGCGTGGGTGCTGCGGCTGAACAGGCTGCAGTCGAGCGAGCGCTCCAGCGCATCGATGCGTCGTGACACCGCCGAGGGCGTAAGGGGATGCAGCCTGGCTGCGGCGGAGAAGCTGCCGCTCTCCAGCACGTCGAGGAACAGGCTGAGTTGGTCGGTCAGGGTATCTGGATTCATCGATTTTCCCGCTTTGCGTGATTCGCACAGCCATTGTGCCGGGCTGTGCGTTACCCCGCCAGTTGGCAGCGGGTACGATGCGCGCACCTCGCTCAAGGACTGCCCCATGGATCTGCTCGCATTCGCCCTCAATATCGTACTTGGCTTGCTGCTGGGCACCATAGGCGGGCTGTTCGGTATCGGTGGGGGCTTGATCGCGATTCCGGTGCTCGGGGTGCTGTTTGGGTTGGATCAGCAGCTGGCCCAGGGCACCGCGTTGGTGATGGTGGTTCCCAACGTGCTGCTGGCGCTATGGCGCTACCACCAGCGCAATCGGATCGATCTGCGCCATGCCCTGGCGCTGGCTCTGAGCAGTTTTGTGTGCGCGCTGTTCGGCGCGGGCTGGGCCGTCAATCTTGACCCTGAGTCGATGCGTATCGCGTTCGTTGCGTTTCTGGTGGCTCTGGCCTTCTACAACCTGCTGCGCATGTTCCTGCGGCCGCCAGCGGCCTCCGGACAGTTGCGCCACCCGTGGCCGTGGCTGGCGGTGCTGGGTAGCGGTTCCGGCCTGCTTGGCGGATTGTTCGGTGTGGGCGGGGCGGTTATCGCCACACCGATTCTCACCAGCGTGTTCGGTACCTCCCAGGTGGTGGCGCAGGGCTTGTCACTGGCCCTGGCTGCGCCCAGTACTGGCGTGACCCTGGCGACCTACGCCGTGCATGGTCATGTCGACTGGGTTCTGGCCATTCCCTTGGCGATCGGCGGGCTGCTCAGCATCAGTTGGGGCGTGCGCCTGGCGCATGCCTTGCCGGAGCGCCAACTGCGGGTGCTGTTCACCATATTTCTGCTGGTCTGTGCGCTGATGCTCGGCATCAAAGCCTGAAGCCCTCAAGCACCTGCTCTGCCAGTGCTTCGCTGGCGGGGGAGCTGGTTTTCTCATTGCGCAGCAACATAACGTTGGCCATCGGCAGTTCTGGCATGCCTTCAGCATGGCCAATAATGCGTAGGTCCGGTGTGACCAGGCTGCGCAGTTGTGCGGTGATCGCTAGCCCGGCACTTACCGCGGCCATGATTGCCGACAGGCTGGGGCTGCTGTAGGCGATACGATAATTGCGTGACTGCGCATCCAGTGCATTGCACGCCCATGAGCGGCAGAAACACTGGCTGTTGAACATTGCCAGAGGCAGCGAATCGAGTTCGTGCAAATGCGCGTCAGCCGCCTGAGCCCAGACGAGGTGTTCCTGGCGCAGCAGTTGGCCGATTTCCATCCCGGGTTCACGGGTGACGATAGTCAGATCAAGATCCTGGCGTTGCAGCAGTGCGAATGAGGGCTCGCAATGCATTTCGACCTGCACCAGTGGGTAGGTTTGTGCGAAGCGCTTCAGGATGCCCTGCATGAACCGCATGACATAGTCATCCGGTGTGCCGATGCGCAGGCTGCCGACCATATGCGGCTCGCGCAGCGTACTGAGTACTTCGGTGTGCAGTTGCAGAATGCGTCTCGCGTAGCCCAGCAGGACTTCGCCTTCTGCTGTCAGGGTTACCTGGCGTCCCTCGCGTAGGAACAGTGCTCGACCAATCACATCCTCCTCCAGGCGCTTCATCTGCATGCTGACTGCCGATTGCGTGCGATTAACCACTTCGGCTGCTCGTGTGAAACCACCGTGATCGGCAATGGCGACGAGGGTGCGCAGCAATTCACTGTCGATCGTGGGGTAGTGCGCCATCCATCAATCTCCGAGATGTAATGCATAAGAAACATTCGTTGGATTGATCGTAACGCCAGTTGGAGACTGACGCCAATTCAACCGGAGGGCGATCAGATGAACAGTCACAAGGCATGTGCAGATTGTGGTGTTACAAAACGGCTGGAATGGCAATTGGCGCCTCGGCTGGTTCGCCTGATGGCCCGTATTCTGCGTT
Coding sequences:
- a CDS encoding sulfite exporter TauE/SafE family protein — protein: MDLLAFALNIVLGLLLGTIGGLFGIGGGLIAIPVLGVLFGLDQQLAQGTALVMVVPNVLLALWRYHQRNRIDLRHALALALSSFVCALFGAGWAVNLDPESMRIAFVAFLVALAFYNLLRMFLRPPAASGQLRHPWPWLAVLGSGSGLLGGLFGVGGAVIATPILTSVFGTSQVVAQGLSLALAAPSTGVTLATYAVHGHVDWVLAIPLAIGGLLSISWGVRLAHALPERQLRVLFTIFLLVCALMLGIKA
- a CDS encoding LysR substrate-binding domain-containing protein, translated to MAHYPTIDSELLRTLVAIADHGGFTRAAEVVNRTQSAVSMQMKRLEEDVIGRALFLREGRQVTLTAEGEVLLGYARRILQLHTEVLSTLREPHMVGSLRIGTPDDYVMRFMQGILKRFAQTYPLVQVEMHCEPSFALLQRQDLDLTIVTREPGMEIGQLLRQEHLVWAQAADAHLHELDSLPLAMFNSQCFCRSWACNALDAQSRNYRIAYSSPSLSAIMAAVSAGLAITAQLRSLVTPDLRIIGHAEGMPELPMANVMLLRNEKTSSPASEALAEQVLEGFRL
- a CDS encoding LysR family transcriptional regulator; translation: MNPDTLTDQLSLFLDVLESGSFSAAARLHPLTPSAVSRRIDALERSLDCSLFSRSTHAVRATPAGLAFAERARRILAELHLARAEAVSLSSAPEGLIRIDAPAPFGRRHLAPAIADFLTAYPGLDVQLRLIDSFIDLHGAHLGEVDLVLRIGPLADTRLVATPLAPMVRVVCASPAYLERHGVPRTPAELLEHDGLDWDGLAPAYAWRFEHQGKLAMFRPRRLRMTANNAETLVFSLLAGLGVAHLPTWLVSEYLARGELVALFCENGLPPPEPSGIYALRLERDTDSRSRLLLEFLKNRFGPIPPWDIPLQSSLQRGAGN